One genomic window of Cupriavidus malaysiensis includes the following:
- the metG gene encoding methionine--tRNA ligase: MTARRILVTSALPYANGQIHIGHLVEYIQTDVWVRFQRMMGNEVYYVGADDTHGTPVMLRAEKEGITPKQLIDRVWAEHKRDFDSFLVSFDNYYSTDSDENKQLSEQIYLALKAQDLIAEREVEQFYDPVKNMFLPDRFIKGECPKCGAKDQYGDSCEVCGTTYAPTDLKNPYSVVSGATPVRKSSTHYFFKLSDPRCETFLREWVADLAQPEAANKMQEWLGAEGEASTLSDWDISRDAPYFGFEIPGAPGKYFYVWLDAPIGYYASFKNLAEKKGLDFDAWVGPHSTTEQYHFIGKDILYFHTLFWPAMLRFSGHRTPTNVFAHGFLTVDGAKMSKSRGTFITAQSYIDTGMNPEWLRYYFAAKLNASMEDLDLNLEDFIARVNSDLIGKYVNIASRAAGFLVKRFDGVVDEAALAHPLLAQLRQAAAQVAHFYEHREYSKAVRLVMELTDAVNAFVDTQKPWELAKDESKRAALHAACSVSLEAFRLLTIFLKPVVPQMAAGVERFLNIEALDWRAVDQQLSAARPVQPYAHLMTRVDAKQVEALLAANRDSLQAAAAPQAAADTPAIEPIADTITIDDFAKIDLRVAKIVQCEKVEGSNKLLQLTLDLGEGRTRNVFSGIQSAYTPEQLVGKLTVVVANLAPRKMKFGVSEGMVLAASAADEKKAPGLYILEPHSGAVPGMRIG; the protein is encoded by the coding sequence ATGACAGCACGTCGTATCCTCGTCACATCTGCCCTGCCATACGCCAACGGCCAGATCCATATCGGCCACCTGGTGGAGTACATCCAGACCGACGTCTGGGTGCGCTTCCAGCGCATGATGGGCAACGAGGTCTACTACGTCGGCGCCGACGACACCCACGGCACCCCGGTGATGCTGCGGGCCGAGAAGGAAGGCATCACCCCGAAACAGCTGATCGACCGCGTGTGGGCCGAGCACAAGCGCGATTTCGACAGTTTCCTGGTTTCGTTCGACAACTACTACAGCACCGACTCCGATGAGAACAAGCAGCTCTCGGAGCAGATCTACCTGGCCTTGAAGGCCCAGGACCTGATCGCCGAGCGCGAGGTCGAGCAGTTCTACGACCCGGTCAAGAACATGTTCCTGCCGGACCGCTTCATCAAGGGCGAATGCCCGAAGTGCGGCGCCAAGGACCAGTACGGCGACTCCTGCGAGGTCTGCGGCACCACCTATGCGCCGACCGACCTGAAGAACCCGTACTCCGTGGTATCGGGCGCCACTCCGGTGCGCAAGAGCTCCACCCACTACTTCTTCAAGCTGTCCGACCCGCGCTGCGAAACCTTCCTGCGCGAGTGGGTGGCCGACCTGGCGCAGCCCGAGGCCGCCAACAAGATGCAGGAGTGGCTGGGCGCCGAAGGCGAGGCCTCGACCCTGTCGGACTGGGACATCTCGCGCGACGCGCCCTACTTCGGCTTCGAGATCCCCGGCGCCCCCGGCAAGTATTTCTACGTCTGGCTGGATGCTCCGATCGGCTACTACGCCAGCTTCAAGAACCTGGCCGAAAAGAAGGGCCTGGATTTCGACGCCTGGGTCGGCCCGCACTCCACCACCGAGCAGTACCACTTCATCGGTAAGGACATCCTCTATTTCCACACGCTGTTCTGGCCGGCCATGCTGCGCTTCTCGGGCCACCGCACGCCGACCAACGTCTTCGCCCACGGCTTCCTGACTGTCGACGGCGCCAAGATGAGCAAGTCGCGCGGCACCTTCATCACCGCGCAGAGCTATATCGACACCGGCATGAACCCGGAATGGCTGCGCTATTACTTCGCCGCCAAGCTCAACGCCAGCATGGAAGACCTCGACCTGAACCTCGAGGACTTCATCGCCCGCGTCAACAGCGACCTGATCGGCAAGTACGTCAACATCGCCAGCCGCGCGGCCGGTTTCCTGGTCAAGCGCTTCGACGGCGTGGTCGACGAGGCCGCCCTGGCCCACCCGCTGCTGGCCCAGCTGCGCCAGGCCGCGGCCCAGGTCGCCCATTTCTACGAGCACCGCGAGTACAGCAAGGCGGTGCGCCTGGTGATGGAGCTGACCGACGCGGTCAATGCCTTCGTCGACACGCAGAAGCCGTGGGAACTGGCCAAGGACGAGAGCAAGCGCGCGGCGCTGCACGCGGCCTGCTCGGTCTCGCTGGAAGCCTTCCGCCTGCTGACCATCTTCCTGAAGCCGGTGGTGCCGCAAATGGCGGCCGGCGTCGAGCGCTTCCTCAACATCGAAGCGCTCGACTGGCGCGCCGTCGACCAGCAACTGTCGGCCGCGCGCCCGGTGCAGCCCTACGCCCACCTGATGACGCGCGTCGACGCCAAGCAGGTCGAGGCCCTGCTGGCGGCCAACCGCGACTCGCTGCAGGCTGCCGCCGCGCCCCAGGCCGCCGCCGACACGCCCGCCATCGAGCCGATCGCCGACACCATCACCATCGACGACTTCGCCAAGATCGACCTGCGCGTGGCAAAGATCGTCCAGTGCGAGAAAGTGGAAGGCTCGAACAAGCTGCTGCAGCTCACGCTGGACCTGGGCGAAGGCCGCACCCGCAACGTCTTCTCGGGCATCCAGTCGGCCTACACGCCCGAGCAGCTGGTCGGCAAGCTGACCGTGGTGGTCGCCAACCTGGCGCCGCGCAAGATGAAGTTCGGCGTGTCCGAAGGCATGGTG